ATGCAAGGCGAGCGCCAGAAAGGTAGCGCTGATGCCTGAGCCACAGGTCGTCACAATCGGCTTCTTGGGGTCGACACCGATCCCGGTGAACGCCGCGGCGATGGCGTCGGCATCGACAATCGTACCGTCGGCCGGGTTCAGAAGGTTGCCATAGGGTAGATTGCTGCTTCCCGGAATATGTCCGCCTCGCAGGCCGGGCCGTATCTCCGGTTCCTCACCGGTGAAACGGCCGGCGCCGCGCGCATCGATGACCTGTTCGCGCTGGCTGTCGAGATTGGCGCGAACCTGATCGATGTCGCGTACCAGGAAACTGTTCAGCCGTGCGGTAAAGTGGCGTTCCTTGGGCGTTGTCGCTTCGTCGGTAACCGGGCGACCCTCGGCGAGCCATTTGGCGAGCCCGCCGTCCAGGACCGCCACGTCGTCGTGGCCGAAGACGCGGAACATCCACCACACGCGCGCCGCCGCCATCATGTTTCCGCCGTCATAGACGACGATGCGCACGCCGTCGCCCAGGCCCAGCTTGCGCACGCGCGAGGAGAACTTCTCTGGGCTTGGCAGCATGTGGGGCAGGTCGCTCTTGTCGTCGGCGATGTCGTCGATGTCGAAAAAGACGGCGCCCGCGATATGTTGCTCCTCGTATTCGGCGCGCGGATCGCGCTCGTCGGTCGGCAGGTACCACGATCCGTCGACCACGCGCACGTCGGGAGAGGTGAGATGCTGGGCGAGCCACTCTGTGCTCACCAGGGCATCGGAATTGGCCACAGGCTCCTCCTAGTCTTCCAGCAGAACGACGCTGACGCGCCGGTTCTGCCGTCCTTTGTTTTCAATCTTGGCGACCGCGACGCCGCCGATTTCGCCGGTATTGCGCACGTGGGTGCCGCCGCACGGCTGCAGGTCGACCCCGTCGATGTCGAGCAGACGCACGTGCCCGGCACCGGTCGGTGGTTTGACCGACATGGTGCGGACCAGGTCCGGCTGCGCAGCAAGTTCTTCATCGGTAATCCAGCGCGGCTCTACTGCATGGTTCTCCGAGACCAGGCGGTTAAGCCCTTCGGTGATTTCTTCTTTAGTCAGATCGGCATCCGGCCAGTTGAAATCGAGCCTGCTGCGCGTTTCGCTGACCTGGCCGCCGGTCACCGGTGCCTTGATGATCGCCGAAAGCAGGTGAAGGCAGGTGTGCATGCGCATATGGCGATAGCGGCGATCCCAGTCGATGGCGACGCTCACGGCATCGCCCGCCGACGCTGCCGGCTGGTCGGCCGCGGGTACGTGGACCACATCCTCGTGGTCGGCGCCTTTGCGCGCCGTTTCGATTGTGATGGTGCGACCGTCTGCCAACATCAACGTACCGCTGTCGCCCGGCTGGCCGCCGCCGGTCGGGTAGAACACCGTGCGGTCAAGGCGAATGCCGTCGTCGTCGACTTGCGTCACCACGGCGTCGCAGGATCGTTGATAGGCATCGTCGCGAAACAGTAACTCCATGACCCCAGTGCCTACGCCATCCAGGGCGGCGAGGGAAGGTTACGTTCGCGCAGAAAGGTCGGATTGAAGATCTTGCTGTGATAACGGGTGCCGTAATCGCACAGGATTGTCACAATGGTGTGGCCGGGGCCCAGGTCCCTGGCGACCTTGACGGCACCAGCGACGTTGATGCCGGTGGAGCCGCCAACGCATAGGCCCTCGTGCTGCAGGAGATCGAAGACGACCTCCAGCATTTCCACATCACTGACCTGATAGGCTTGATCGATCGGCGCGTCCTCCAGGTTCTGGGTGACGCGGCCCTGGCCGATGCCTTCGGAAATCGAGCTGCCTTCGGACTTCAGCTCGCCGTTCTTGAACCAGTTGTACATGCACGAACCATAGGGATCGGACATGACGATCTGGACGTCCTGGTTGCGCTCCTTAAGTGCCATGCCGACGCCGGAGAGTGTGCCGCCGGTGCCGATGGCCGAGACGAACGCGTCGACCGCGCCGTCGGTCTGGTCCCAGATCTCCGGGCCCGTGCTGTCGATGTGGGCCTGCCGGTTGGCGACATTATCGAATTGATTGGCCCAGACCGCGCCGTTGGGCTCATTGGCGGCGATCTCCGTGGCCATGCGCTCGGACGTGCGGATGTAGTTGCGCTGGTCTTTGTAGGGCGCCGCGGGCGTCAGATGCAGATCGGCCCCAAGCGCTCTGAGCGTGTCCTTCTTCTCCTGGCTCTGCGTCTCCGGCATCACGATCACACAGCGATAGCCGAGCGCATTGCCCACCGTACACAGGCCGATGCCGGTATTGCCCGCCGTGCCTTCGACAATAACGCCGCCGGGCTTCAGGTCGCCGCGTATCTCGGCGTCGCGGATGATCCACAGCGCCGCCCGGTCCTTGACCGATTGGCCGGGGTTCAGAAATTCGCACTTGCCCAGAATGTTGCATCCCGTCTTGTCGGAAGGCCCCTTGAGCCGAATCAAGGGTGTGTTGCCGACAAGCGGCACGATGCCTCATGCACTGTCATGGCAGATACCGGTCCTTAAGATGTGGTGCGGCAGCAGGAGCGGATTTCCGACGCACACTAGTTGGCTCAGAGGAAACGTCAAGCAGCCGAAAAGCACAGATTTGTCAGGTGGAAAGCGGGCGGTCCTTAAGCTCGACCTCGACAAAAACGAACTCGTAATCGTTGGCATTGATGACGTCATGCTCGACCCCGGCCTGGCGGTAATAGGCCTGTCCGGCAGTCAGTTCGGCCTCGTGCTCGCCGTCGGCGGACTTCAGCCGCAAGGTGCCGGTGGTCATGGGGACGACAACGTAGTCGTACATGTGCTGGTGCCAGCCGGTGTTTGCCCCGGGGGAAAATCGCCACTCGGTCACGATCGACGTTTCGTTGTCTACCTGGACGGTGGGAACGGCAGAGGTCATGGATGGTCTCCTGAATTACTGGTTTTCCGGGGTTTAGGGGTTGCCGCTATCGGGTCTAACCCCCTATCTTAGCAGGGTTCGCACCTCCCGTGGCCTCTCTGAACGAGGCGCGAGACGGGCCGGGGTGGGAGGCTCCTTCGCCGCAGGATCGGGTCCTCCACGAATAGCGTCGGCTCGCTTCTGCGCGGGCCGAAGCCGGCGGCGCCGATGGGCGGCGTCGCTGCTAAGGCATAACGACACATAGGTGCTGACGTGAGAAGCAATCTGCATTTCGACAAAGAAGACCTTCTGGCCAAGGACAAGGCGCATGCCATGCATCCCTGGCACGAGTTCGGCCGCCAGGATCACACGTTGCTGGCCGATTCCGAGGGGATCTACGTCGTCGATACCGAGGGCAACAAGTACATCGATGGCATCGGCGGCATGTGGGCCGTCCAGATCGGCTATGGCAACGAGGAAATGGCCCAGGCGATCGCCGATCAGGTGCGACGCATGGTCTATTACTCGCCGTGGTCCATGGCGACCCCGCCGCATGCCGAGCTGTCAGCGAAACTGGCGACGTTGACGCCGGGCGATCTCAACCGGTTCTTCTATTCGACCGGCGGTTCGACGGCCAACGATTCGGCCATCCGGTTCGTCCACTTCTACTTCAACGTGATGGAGCAGCCGGAGAAGAAGCACATCATCACGCGCGAGGATGCCTATCACGGCAGCACGTATCTCGCCGCGTCTATCTGTGGCAAGCCCGGCAACGACGACCGCATGGAGTTGGTCAGAGACTTCATCCATCACATTTCCTCGCCCAATCCTTACCGCCGTCCCGACGGCATGAGCGAGGAAGAGTTCAAGGACGCCAAGGTCAAGGAACTGGAAGACAAGATCCTTGAGATCGGCCCGGAAAAGGTTGCCTGTTTTATCGCCGAGCCTGTCTTGGCGTCCGGCGGCGTCATCGTGCCGCCCAAGGGTTACCAGGCCGGCTGCCTGGAAGTCTGCCGGAAGTACAACGTGCTCTATATCTCTGACGAAGTGGTAACCGGCTTTGGCCGCATGGGTCACTTCTTCGCGTCGGAACCGGTATTCGACATCGTGCCGGACATCATCACCGCGGCGAAGGGTTTCACCTCGGGCTACATCCCTGCCGGTCTGACTGCCATCTCGGAGAAGCTGCACCAGGACGTCATCGATAAGGCGGGCGAAACCGCGACGTTCTCCAACGGCTTCACGTACTCCGGCCATCCGGTCGCCATGGCGGCAGCGCTCAAGAACATCGAGATCATGGAGCGCGAGCACATCATGGAGCACGCTCTGGATGTCGGTGACTACTTCCAGGACAAGCTGAAGAGCCTGTCGGACCTGCCGATGGTCGGCGACGTGCGTGGTGTCGGCATCATGGGCTGCGTCGAGTGTGTTTCCAGCAAGAAGTCCAAGGAAGCCTTCGGCAAGGACTTGGAGCTTGGCAAGCGGCTTGACCAGAAGTGCCAGGAGTACGGTCTGATCCTAAGGCCCTTCATGCATCTTTGCGTGTTCTCGCCGCCGATCATCATCACCAAGAAGCAGGTCGACGATATGGTCGCCATCATGGATCGTTCAATCCGTGAGGTCGCCGACGACCTGGTTCGCGAAGGTGTTTGGGACGGTAAGGACTGATCCGCTCTCCATCTACATATAGAGCGGACTGACACAATAAGGGGCCGTGCGTTATCTAACGCGCGGCCCCGTTTTCTTGCAGGGCGTTGTCGTCGCGCTCGATGATGTCGACATCCAGCCCCAGTACACGACCGAGCGAGGCGGCATACCGTTCCATGCGGTCCTTGGCCGGTATTGAATCCGGATCAAGAAGACGCAGCGTCAGACGGTCGTCGTCCACACTCATCGGGCTTCGCGCCAACAGGTGTCCCTGGCTGCCGGTCAGCGCCCAGGCCAGCCGGATCGCCTTACCGATCGTCGTCGCGACGCGTATCTGATCGCCCGACAACAGTCGGCGGGCGATATCGGCTATTGGATCGTTGATGCTGCCGCCGTATCGGATGAAGACTACCAGCGCAAGAAAGGCGCGCTCCATATGGTCCAAAACCGACCACGGCATGCGCAGCACGCGAAGCATCGACTGCTCCGCGCGATACTCCGGATGTTCGTGCCAGCCGATGTCGTTCAGAATGCAAGCGGCGTAACGTAGCCGCGCAAACTGCTGCGTGTCGTCGGCGAAGAGCGGCGCCATCCAGCTTTCCATGACGCCGGTGTGGTCGTCGAACCGGTGTTCGGAGCTGACAGTATCCATACAGGCGCTGAGCAGCGGATCGCGGTCGCGGGTTGCCAGGTCAAGCTGCATGAAGTGATAGCCCTCGCGCAGCCCCTGCGCGGAGTACTGAACACCGGCGGGCTTGCCCATCTTCAGGACTTTGTCCATGACCAGCGCGGCCCAGGGCAGGGTATCGGCGCGCTTGCGTGATACCGCGTCGATCTGCGCCAACGTGCCGTGGCTCAGCTTGATCAGCATGTGGCCGAAATCGCGAGCATCGCGCCGGTCCATGGCATAGCCGTGGACGATGCGAAGCGGATAGTCGACATGCGCCATATGAACACGTGCGACCGCACGCCAAGCGCCGCCAACGACGAACAACGTCTCTCCCTTCAGACGTGGTTCCAGCCATTCGATCGGTTCAATCTCGGCATCGATGATCTTTCTCGCCTTGGAGATGCTGGAGTCTGCGCGCGACACCAGGCGCAGCGGTCCGAGCGGCAGTGATACGCTTTCGCGCATCTGGCCGTTTTCGACGGCGACCAGCTCCAAGCTGCCGCCGCCCAAATCGCCGATGATGCCGGTCGCGGTGGGCATGGCGGAGATCACGCCGATCGCGGACATGCGGGCTTCCTCATCGCCTGTCAGAACACGGACCGGGCGCCCACACTCCTTTTCCACTCTCAGGCGGAACTCGGTCCCATTCTGGGCGTCACGGACGGCCGACGTCGCCAGCAATTCGACATTGTGGACGTCCATGGTGTCTGCCATGCGTGACAAGACGGCTACCGCCTGAATGCCGTGCTCCAGGGCTGCGTCGTCAAGTCGGCCGGTCTGTTCGAGATCACTGCCCAGACCGACCGTGATCTTTTGGTTGAGCAGAGGGATCGGCGCGCGGGTCAGCCCGTCATAAACGACCAGGCGGATCGAGTTCGAGCCAATATCGATGACACCGATAGGTCGTCGATCCAGGCTGCCCGAT
This Pseudomonadota bacterium DNA region includes the following protein-coding sequences:
- a CDS encoding alanyl-tRNA editing protein, which codes for MELLFRDDAYQRSCDAVVTQVDDDGIRLDRTVFYPTGGGQPGDSGTLMLADGRTITIETARKGADHEDVVHVPAADQPAASAGDAVSVAIDWDRRYRHMRMHTCLHLLSAIIKAPVTGGQVSETRSRLDFNWPDADLTKEEITEGLNRLVSENHAVEPRWITDEELAAQPDLVRTMSVKPPTGAGHVRLLDIDGVDLQPCGGTHVRNTGEIGGVAVAKIENKGRQNRRVSVVLLED
- the sseA gene encoding 3-mercaptopyruvate sulfurtransferase, coding for MANSDALVSTEWLAQHLTSPDVRVVDGSWYLPTDERDPRAEYEEQHIAGAVFFDIDDIADDKSDLPHMLPSPEKFSSRVRKLGLGDGVRIVVYDGGNMMAAARVWWMFRVFGHDDVAVLDGGLAKWLAEGRPVTDEATTPKERHFTARLNSFLVRDIDQVRANLDSQREQVIDARGAGRFTGEEPEIRPGLRGGHIPGSSNLPYGNLLNPADGTIVDADAIAAAFTGIGVDPKKPIVTTCGSGISATFLALALHLMGSKKVAVYDGSWTEWGGHDDTPVATGPA
- a CDS encoding aminotransferase, which gives rise to MRSNLHFDKEDLLAKDKAHAMHPWHEFGRQDHTLLADSEGIYVVDTEGNKYIDGIGGMWAVQIGYGNEEMAQAIADQVRRMVYYSPWSMATPPHAELSAKLATLTPGDLNRFFYSTGGSTANDSAIRFVHFYFNVMEQPEKKHIITREDAYHGSTYLAASICGKPGNDDRMELVRDFIHHISSPNPYRRPDGMSEEEFKDAKVKELEDKILEIGPEKVACFIAEPVLASGGVIVPPKGYQAGCLEVCRKYNVLYISDEVVTGFGRMGHFFASEPVFDIVPDIITAAKGFTSGYIPAGLTAISEKLHQDVIDKAGETATFSNGFTYSGHPVAMAAALKNIEIMEREHIMEHALDVGDYFQDKLKSLSDLPMVGDVRGVGIMGCVECVSSKKSKEAFGKDLELGKRLDQKCQEYGLILRPFMHLCVFSPPIIITKKQVDDMVAIMDRSIREVADDLVREGVWDGKD
- a CDS encoding cupin domain-containing protein, which codes for MTSAVPTVQVDNETSIVTEWRFSPGANTGWHQHMYDYVVVPMTTGTLRLKSADGEHEAELTAGQAYYRQAGVEHDVINANDYEFVFVEVELKDRPLST
- a CDS encoding cysteine synthase A, which translates into the protein MVPLVGNTPLIRLKGPSDKTGCNILGKCEFLNPGQSVKDRAALWIIRDAEIRGDLKPGGVIVEGTAGNTGIGLCTVGNALGYRCVIVMPETQSQEKKDTLRALGADLHLTPAAPYKDQRNYIRTSERMATEIAANEPNGAVWANQFDNVANRQAHIDSTGPEIWDQTDGAVDAFVSAIGTGGTLSGVGMALKERNQDVQIVMSDPYGSCMYNWFKNGELKSEGSSISEGIGQGRVTQNLEDAPIDQAYQVSDVEMLEVVFDLLQHEGLCVGGSTGINVAGAVKVARDLGPGHTIVTILCDYGTRYHSKIFNPTFLRERNLPSPPWMA
- a CDS encoding Ppx/GppA family phosphatase yields the protein MTLRVASIASGSLDRRPIGVIDIGSNSIRLVVYDGLTRAPIPLLNQKITVGLGSDLEQTGRLDDAALEHGIQAVAVLSRMADTMDVHNVELLATSAVRDAQNGTEFRLRVEKECGRPVRVLTGDEEARMSAIGVISAMPTATGIIGDLGGGSLELVAVENGQMRESVSLPLGPLRLVSRADSSISKARKIIDAEIEPIEWLEPRLKGETLFVVGGAWRAVARVHMAHVDYPLRIVHGYAMDRRDARDFGHMLIKLSHGTLAQIDAVSRKRADTLPWAALVMDKVLKMGKPAGVQYSAQGLREGYHFMQLDLATRDRDPLLSACMDTVSSEHRFDDHTGVMESWMAPLFADDTQQFARLRYAACILNDIGWHEHPEYRAEQSMLRVLRMPWSVLDHMERAFLALVVFIRYGGSINDPIADIARRLLSGDQIRVATTIGKAIRLAWALTGSQGHLLARSPMSVDDDRLTLRLLDPDSIPAKDRMERYAASLGRVLGLDVDIIERDDNALQENGAAR